Proteins encoded by one window of Salvia splendens isolate huo1 chromosome 7, SspV2, whole genome shotgun sequence:
- the LOC121740763 gene encoding GDSL esterase/lipase At5g45960-like, translating to MSPSGLFQTVSMLFLAHFVVLLVFTLQTAETRRLAAINSSISAFFVFGDSTADSGNNNYIPTISRSNFPPYGKDLPDHISTGRFTNGKLVPDYLSSYAGIKDMIPPYLDPTLTVDDLKTGVCFASAGTGFDPLTAQINGVIPIQKQLKYFKEYKSRMEVEIGKKNTRRLISSAFFLISAGTNDFMVNYYGPTKIRSKTYNISAYQDFILQQGQQLIQGLLELGARKIAFVGLPPIGCVPAVITLFSDNALTQRGCIQRLSAVARRYNTLLQSKLAALQKQTPSATIVYLDIFNPIDRMVRNPKQFGFENVNRGCCGSGIIELSVLCNPLSPICLDDAKYLFWDSVHPTQAAYYSVFLGLRPLVDRFMHI from the exons ATGTCTCCCTCCGGTTTGTTCCAAACAGTTTCCATGCTGTTCCTTGCTCATTTTGTGGTCCTACTCGTTTTCACACTGCAAACTGCAGAGACGCGGAGGTTGGCTGCAATTAACTCTTCAATCTCTGCATTTTTTGTGTTCGGTGACTCTACAGCTGATTCTGGCAACAACAACTATATTCCCACTATTAGTCGGAGCAACTTCCCGCCCTATGGCAAGGATCTTCCTGACCACATCTCCACCGGAAGGTTTACTAACGGCAAGCTCGTCCCTGACTATTTGT CTTCTTATGCCGGGATCAAAGACATGATACCGCCATACTTAGACCCCACGCTCACCGTTGATGACCTCAAGACCGGAGTTTGTTTTGCTTCTGCCGGCACTGGCTTCGACCCCCTTACCGCCCAAATCAAT GGGGTGATTCCTATACAAAAGCAACTGAAATATTTCAAAGAGTACAAATCAAGAATGGAAGTGGAGATTGGAAAGAAGAACACGAGAAGGCTGATAAGTAGTGCTTTTTTTCTAATAAGCGCGGGGACTAACGATTTTATGGTTAATTATTATGGGCCCACCAAAATTCGAAGCAAAACCTACAATATTTCTGCATATCAAGATTTCATACTGCAGCAAGGCCAGCAACTCATTCAG GGGCTATTAGAGCTGGGGGCAAGGAAGATTGCATTTGTGGGATTGCCACCAATAGGGTGCGTGCCAGCTGTCATCACTCTTTTTTCAGACAACGCTCTTACTCAGCGCGGCTGCATCCAGCGCCTCTCCGCCGTCGCCCGCCGTTATAACACTCTACTCCAAAGCAAATTGGCGGCTCTGCAAAAGCAGACTCCCTCCGCCACTATCGTTTATCTCGATATATTTAATCCCATAGATCGCATGGTCAGAAATCCCAAACAATTCG GTTTTGAGAATGTGAACCGGGGTTGCTGCGGGAGCGGAATAATAGAACTTTCGGTGTTATGTAATCCGTTATCTCCAATTTGTTTGGACGATGCAAAGTATCTCTTCTGGGACTCCGTTCACCCAACTCAAGCCGCCTACTATTCTGTTTTTCTGGGCCTTCGTCCGCTTGTCGATCGATTCATGCACATTTag